The Salminus brasiliensis chromosome 8, fSalBra1.hap2, whole genome shotgun sequence genome has a window encoding:
- the rpl8 gene encoding large ribosomal subunit protein uL2, which yields MGRVIRAQRKGAGSVFKAHVKLRKGAAKLRHIDFAERHGYIKGIVKDIIHDPGRGAPLAKVVFRDPYRFKKRTELFIAAEGIHTGQFIFCGKRAQLNIGNVLPVGNMPEGTIICCLEEKPGDRGKLARASGNYATVISHNPETKKSRVKLPSGSKKVISSANRAVVGIVAGGGRIDKPILKAGRAYHKYKVKRNCWPRVRGVAMNPVEHPFGGGNHQHIGKPSTIRRDAPAGRKVGLIAARRTGRLRGTKTVQDKEN from the exons ATGGGACGTGTGATCAGGGCTCAGAGGAAAGGTGCGGGCTCCGTCTTCAAAGCCCATGTCAAGCTCAGGAAAGGAGCTGCTAAACTCCGACACATTGACTTCGCTGAACGTCATGGCTACATAAAGGGAATTGTGAAG gACATCATTCACGACCCTGGCCGTGGCGCTCCCTTGGCCAAGGTGGTATTCCGTGACCCGTACAGGTTCAAGAAAAGGACTGAATTGTTCATTGCAGCTGAGGGCATCCACACTGGACAGTTCATCTTCTGTGGCAAGAGAG CCCAGCTGAACATCGGTAATGTGTTGCCTGTTGGCAACATGCCTGAGGGTACCATCATCTGCTGTCTGGAAGAGAAGCCTGGAGACAGGGGTAAGCTGGCCCGCGCATCCGGAAACTACGCCACGGTCATCTCCCACAACCCTGAGACCAAGAAATCCAGAGTCAAGCTCCCCTCTGGATCCAAGAAAGTCATCTCCTCAGCTAACAGAGCTGTTGTTG GTATTGTTGCTGGTGGTGGTCGTATCGACAAGCCCATCCTGAAGGCAGGACGTGCCTACCACAAGTACAAGGTCAAGAGAAACTGCTGGCCTCGTGTCCGTGGTGTGGCTATGAAT CCTGTTGAGCATCCCTTCGGTGGTGGTAACCATCAGCACATTGGCAAACCCTCAACTATCAGGAGGGACGCACCCGCTGGACGCAAAGTCGGTCTCATTGCTGCTCGTCGTACTGGCAGACTGCGTGGAACAAAGACCGTCCAGGACAAGGAAAACTAA